Within the Fibrobacter sp. genome, the region ACTTCGAATCCAAGGCGACCTACGTGGCGGAGACCAGCACGGTCCAGGAGGACGGCCCCGCGTACGAGAAGGGCGACGTCATCAAGACGACCGACAACACCACGAAGACCTTCGGCTTCAAGCGGGCTAAGAGAAAATAATCCGGTATGTAGAAAAGCCTGCCTTTCGGGGCAGGCTTTTTCTGTTATTTAAATCGGCGAGCGCCCTGATACTTGTTCTTGTAGTATTTCTCGTTCAGGTTCGAGATGACGACACCCCTGCTGGAGCTCGCGTGGATGAAACGGTCTCCGCTGAGGTAGATTCCCACATGGTCGATTTTCCAGAAACTGCCGAAGAAAATCAGGTCGCCTTCGCGCAGGTTTCCGCGGCTTACGCTTTTCCCGCGGGAATCGTCGTACATTTTTGCCGCGCTGTGGTCGAGTGCAATCTTGTAGTAGCCTTGGTAAACCTGCATCACGTATCCGGAACAGTCCGTCTTGTTTTTGCTGGCGGCTCCGTAGACGTACTTTGCGCCCAGCCATCCCTTGGCGTAAGCTTCGAAGTTTGTGGGAGGGGCGGACTTTTGCGCCGCTTTTTCCGCTTCCTTCTTCTTTACCGCAGCCCTCGCCTTGTCTGCAGAATTCATGTGCTTCGGTTTGGATTCTGTTGTTACGGAGTCTTCGCCTGAGGGGGAGGATTCTGTGCCGACGTTTTCTTGGACTTGTTCGTCCGCAGCCGGAGCTTCCGCTATTTGCTCGTTCGATGAGGGGACGGGCTTGTAGTCACCGATGCTCCGGTCGTAACCCGTGCGTACGGGGAAAGAGCAACTGAGCAATCCTGCGCAGAGCGGAATCAGCATTAGGCATGCGTATTTTGATGACGGACCCATTGCTGAGAAATGTAATTAAAAAAGGCCGCTTGCTATATTTGGCGGGTATGGAAAAAGTGAAAATCCTGTTCGTGTGTCATGGCAACATCTGCCGCAGTCCCATGGCGGAATTCGTCATGAAGCACAAGCTCGCAAGTGCCGGAATCGAAGGTTTTGAGGTGGCGAGCGCCGCGACGAGTACCGAAGAAATCGGGAATCCCGTGTACCCGCCGGCCAAGCGCATGCTGAATTCTCATGGTATCGATTGCAGCGGAAAACATGCCCGCCAGATGACCGTGCAGGATTACGAATACTACGATTACATCGTACTCATGGACAGGAACAACTTGCGGAACTTGCGCTGGATACTGGGCGCAAATCACGACATGTCGAAGATTTCTCTGTTGATGGACTGGACCGGCAAATCGCGGGATGTTGCCGATCCATGGTATACCGGAGATTTTCAGGCGACCTGGGACGACGTGAACGCAGGTTGCGATGCGATGATAGATAAACTAATATCTCGCGGATAATTATTCCTGATAAATCATAATAGTGGAGAATATGTCGCCAGCGGTCATGGTGATAACGGCCTTTCTTGAGGTTGTTTTTTTGTCGCACTCTTCGGACTAGCATGTTTCAAGACTGTTCACTGTAATTATGGCTTTGTTTGGCGAATCTTTCAGAATTTTACCTTTCCACCAGCCGCCATCGATGTTGTGAAAATCAGTATATCCTGTTTCTAGGGTATCGGGATGTATGTATATATCGTTGGCGCAGTTATCGTCGCATGCGGAACTGAACCACCATGAGCTGTAATTCTTTACGGAAATCGTATCGGTGCCGCCCTTGGGACCGAAGTGCATTTCTTTTTTGTTTAGTTCCATTTTATCCCAAAGCCCAACAGGTGTGGAACTGACGGAGTCGAAGGAACAGGCTGTAAAAAACAGGGTGAGGGCTAGGAGGCCGAGGTGAAGTTTTTTCATTTTGTTACTCCTGATAGATTCTAATGTTGGAGAATATGTCGCCAGCGGTCATGGTAATAACGGCCGCTCTTGAGGTTGTTTTTTTGTCGCACTCTTCGGACTCACATGTTTCAAGACTGTTCACTGTAATGACGACCTTGTTTGGTGAATCTTCCAGAATTTCACCTTTCCACCAGCCGCCATTGATGTTGTGAATGTCACGATATCCTGTTTCTAGAGTATCGGGAAGAATGTATATGTTGTTGGCGCAGTCGCCGTCGCATGCGGAACTGAACCACCATGAACTGTAATTCTTTACGGAAATCGTATCGGTGCCGCCCTTGGGACCGAAGTGCATTTCTTTTTTGCTTAGTTTCATTTCGTCCCAAAGCCCATCAGGTGTGGTGCTGACGAAGTCGAAGGAACAGGCTGCAAAAAACAGCGTGAGGGATATGAGGCCGAGGTGAAGTTTTTTCATTTTGATATTCCTTCTGAAAATGGTTTTGAAAGGCTTTTTGCACTAAGAATATACCTTGTCGGGGGGTAAAAACAAATACCGCTTAAGGCCCTTTTTTGGGGAAAAATTGATTCTTTTGTACAAAATCAAAAAGAGCGTTTCATATAGGCCATTTTGCAGGCCCAAAGAATGTGTTGCACATGTCGAAATACGTGTGTTTCGAAAAAAAAACGCAAAAAAAATCCGCAGCGTAACGCCGCGGAAATAAAGCCGTTAATTGTTTTGAGTTTCGTTTATTCCCATTTCAGCGCTGGGTATCCGTCATTCTTGTTTGAATCGTAGACGAATGCGTCTCCGAGGAGTTCGACGAAAGCCTTCGACTTCATTTCTTCGGAGGTCTTGGCGAGGGCGATTCCGCCGTCGCTAGCCCCGAAGGCGGGAATTTTCGATGTCTTAATCTCGAAAGAAGGCTGGATGATTATCGGGTAGTCTGTGCAGCAGGCCACCGTATCGGGCGCGAGCACACTCACTGTATCTCGCGTGAGGACGGGGGTTTCGTCCAGGATGGCACTCCAGGTAGTGTCCGAAACCTCTTGCTCTATGTAGTAGTAATCGGCGAGCGTCGTGTTTTTGTTAACGCCGATCATGAGCCCCACGTTCTTGAAATTGGCGGGCGTGCTTATGTTCTTGCCTGTGGTGTAGGCGTTCCTCGTGACTCCGTTCAGGTTCATCCCGATGATGCCACCGGCACTTTCCGCGCTGAGGATGTCGCCCGTATTGTATACGTCTTCCGCCTTCAAGTTGCTTGCGTCGCCAACAATTCCGCCAGTGCGGGCGCTTCCCTTGATTTCTGCGCTGTTCGCAACACTCCGTACAGACATGTCTTTGCCTTGGCCGATGATGCCGCCAACGGCGTATCTGCCCGTGACCTTTGCGCTGTTTCGCGACTCCTTGACGGTGCCGGTTTCAGAGAAAAGCCCGACGATGCCTCCAACATTGCCGGATCCTTCGACTTCCCCGAGATTTTCGGTACTCGAAACCGTTGCGCTTAAGTACAGTCCGCCGGCGATGCCGCCTGTGCCATGGTTGCCGGTAACCTTTGCATAGTTCTTGGCATCCTTTATCTCAACATTGCTGCCGAGCCCCAGGATTCCTCCGGAGAACTTTTGACAGTGAATTTTCCCGTAGCTCTTGACGTTCTTAATCTTGATGCTGGTGCCTTCGGCTATGCCAACGATGCCGCCCGCTTCTTCATAGGTGCTGAATACATTGACTTTCGCGGTGATGTTTTCCAGGACGGCATTGCCGCTAACGGCGCCGACGATTCCGCCGGACACATTGTCACCGGTAATCCAGGAATTTTCAATGGTCAGGTTCTTGATTGTGCAATCGCAGTATCCGAACAGCCCGTTGTACGTCCC harbors:
- a CDS encoding NlpC/P60 family protein, with the protein product MGPSSKYACLMLIPLCAGLLSCSFPVRTGYDRSIGDYKPVPSSNEQIAEAPAADEQVQENVGTESSPSGEDSVTTESKPKHMNSADKARAAVKKKEAEKAAQKSAPPTNFEAYAKGWLGAKYVYGAASKNKTDCSGYVMQVYQGYYKIALDHSAAKMYDDSRGKSVSRGNLREGDLIFFGSFWKIDHVGIYLSGDRFIHASSSRGVVISNLNEKYYKNKYQGARRFK
- a CDS encoding low molecular weight protein-tyrosine-phosphatase, with the translated sequence MEKVKILFVCHGNICRSPMAEFVMKHKLASAGIEGFEVASAATSTEEIGNPVYPPAKRMLNSHGIDCSGKHARQMTVQDYEYYDYIVLMDRNNLRNLRWILGANHDMSKISLLMDWTGKSRDVADPWYTGDFQATWDDVNAGCDAMIDKLISRG